One Electrophorus electricus isolate fEleEle1 chromosome 13, fEleEle1.pri, whole genome shotgun sequence DNA segment encodes these proteins:
- the stxbp5b gene encoding syntaxin-binding protein 5 isoform X7 gives MKKFNIRKVFDGLTAVSSSSSSASPQPSNRENDIIQETLQSEHFQLCKTVRHGFPYQPSAMAFDPVQKILVIGTQSGALRLFGRAGLECYCQHEGNSAVIQLQFLINEGALVSALSDDSIHLWNLRQKIPAILHSLKFNRERITFCHLPFQSKWLYIGTERGNIHIVNVESFTLSGYVIMWNKAIELSSKNHPGPVVHISDNPMDEGKLLIGFECGIVVLWDLRSKKADYRYSYDEAIHSVAWHHEGKQFVCSHSDGTLTTWNVRSPAKPAQIITPHGKQPRDGRKPDPCKPILKVEYKTAKAGEPFMVLSGGLSYDTVGRRACLTVMHGKSTAVLEMDYPIVDFLTLCETPYPNDYQEPYAVVVLLEKDLVVVDLAQTGYPSFENPYPLSIHESPVTCCEYFADCPAELIPALYSVGSRQKRQGYSKKEWPISGGNWGQGAQSYPEIIITGHADGSVKFWDASALMLQVLYKLKTAKVFEKVTAKEEKPSPDVVDEDPFAIHSLSWCPESRVLCLAAVSAHVIVYRFSKHEVTTETVQLLEVRMQCELNDVDSLEGGGEQASAVSTPGASSSPQGSTPQPHPSSSSTSSSEGLRDNVPCLKVRSSPLKQSPGYQVELVIQLLWVSGEPPQQISSLAVNSAYGLVVLGNGNGVAVVDYLQKTLLLNVTTAEMHGLPDPHQRQPRSPRKGRHPSGGLCDGNDGGATSEDRCKSPTSDARDGSFIHSRSSSMGSIDREAREVISSLHFFETLSRKNELVPVPSLWLGTSLGTVLAISLLVPSASELRLQQAVAVSFCGSVVRLKGGILRMAVMDSTGSLVPPACESWYDPNAPEEERERTRSRRPTSPSSSQENQDCQYAVVCSEKQAKVVALPSQNCIYDHNITETSFVLRADVVIMSAGICVACFCANGHIMTLSLPSLRPLLDVNYLPLTDMRIARTFCFSNLGQALYLTSPMEIQRLTYSQETCDNLQEMLGELFTPVETPEAPNRGFFKGLFGGGAQSLDREDLFGELAAGRASRSLAQHIPGPGSMEGMKGAASGVVGELARARIALDERGQKLGELEERTAAMMASADAFSRHAHDVMLKYKDKKWYQL, from the exons ATGAAGAAGTTTAATATCAGAAAGGTGTTTGATGGCTTGACTGCggtttcctcctcttcctcatccgcATCACCTCAGCCGAGTAACAGGGAAAATGACATTATTCAGGAGACTTTGCAGTCAGAACATTTTCAGCTGTGTAAG ACAGTGCGACATGGCTTCCCTTATCAACCCTCTGCCATGGCCTTTGACCCTGTGCAAAAAATACTAGTCATTGGAACACAAAGTGGAGCCCTAAGGCT CTTTGGCCGAGCAGGATTGGAGTGTTATTGCCAGCACGAGGGCAACTCAGCTGTCATCCAGCTGCAGTTTCTCATCAATGAG GGGGCGCTGGTGAGTGCTTTAAGTGATGACAGCATTCACTTATGGAATTTGAGACAGAAGATTCCAGCAATTCTCCATTCCCTTAAATTCAACAGGGAGAG GATTACGTTCTGCCATTTGCCCTTCCAGAGTAAGTGGCTGTACATTGGCACAGAAAGAGGCAACATTCACATTGTCAATGTGGAGTCCTTCACTCTCTCAGGCTATGTCATCATGTGGAACAAAGCCATTGAGCT CTCTTCAAAGAACCACCCTGGACCTGTGGTACACATCAGTGATAACCCTATGGATGAAGGAAAG CTTTTGATTGGTTTTGAATGTGGTATTGTTGTGCTGTGGGACTTGAGATCAAAGAAAGCTGACTACCGCTACAGTTACGATGAG GCAATCCACTCTGTGGCCTGGCACCATGAAGGGAAACAATTTGTGTGCAGTCACTCAGATGGCACACTGACTACATGGAATGTACGTTCACCTGCAAAGCCTGCCCAGATCATCACACCGCACG GCAAACAGCCCAGGGATGGGAGAAAACCTGACCCATGCAAGCCCATTCTGAAAGTGGAATACAAAACGGCCAAGGCCGG gGAACCTTTCATGGTCCTGTCTGGAGGTCTCTCATATGATACAGTGGGGCGCAGGGCCTGTCTGACGGTGATGCATGGGAAAAGCACCGCTGTGCTGGAGATGGACTACCCCATCGTGGACTTCTTAACGCTCTGTGAAACTCCTTATCCAAACG ATTATCAGGAGCCATATGCTGTAGTGGTCCTGCTGGAGAAGGACTTAGTAGTTGTTGACCTTGCACAAACAGG GTACCCTAGCTTTGAGAACCCGTATCCTCTGAGCATCCACGAGTCCCCGGTGACTTGCTGCGAGTACTTTGCTGACTGCCCTGCTGAACTCATTCCTGCTCTTTACTCTGTGGGCTCCAGGCAGAAGAGACAGGGCTATAGTAAAAAG GAATGGCCTATAAGTGGTGGTAACTGGGGCCAGGGAGCGCAAAGCTACCCCGAGATCATTATCACAGg ACATGCTGATGGGTCTGTCAAATTCTGGGATGCTTCTGCAT TGATGCTGCAGGTGCTGTACAAGCTGAAGACAGCCAAAGTGTTTGAGAAGGTCACAGCCAAGGAGGAGAAGCCCAGCCCTGATGTCGTGGATGAAGACCCTTTCGCCATCCACAGCCTGTCCTGGTGTCCAGAGAGCCGCGTGCTCTGTCTGGCAGCTGTCTCCGCCCATGTCATTGTTTACCGCTTCAGCAAGCATGAAGTCACCACGGAAACTGTTCAG CTGCTAGAGGTGCGCATGCAGTGTGAGCTTAATGACGTGGACAGTCTGGAGGGAGGCGGGGAGCAGgcgtcggctgtgtccactccgGGAGCCTCGTCCAGCCCTCAGGGCAGTACGCCGCAACCGCACCCATCAAGCAGCAGCACCAGCTCCTCCGAGGGCCTGCGGGACAACGTGCCCTGCCTCAA GGTCAGGAGCAGTCCACTCAAACAGTCCCCCGGCTACCAGGTGGAACTGGTCATCCAGCTGCTGTGGGTGAGTGGGGAGCCACCGCAGCAGATCTCCAGCCTGGCTGTCAACTCCGCCTACGGCTT AGTGGTTCTGGGTAACGGTAATGGAGTGGCTGTAGTGGACTACCTCCAGAAGACCTTGCTGCTCAACGTGACCACAGCAGAGATGCACGGCTTGCCTGATCCCCATCAGAGACAACCGCGCTCACCCCGCAAGGGCAGGCACCCGTCCGGAG GTCTCTGTGATGGTAATGATGGTGGTGCTACCTCGGAAGACCGCTGCAAGTCACCTACATCAG ATGCCAGGGATGGCTCCTTCATCCACTCCCGCAGCTCCAGCATGGGCAGTATTGACAGAGAGGCTCGCGAGGTCATCTCTTCCCTTCATTTCTTCGAGACTCTGTCCAGGAAGAACGAGCTGGTGCCAGTCCCCAGCCTCTGGCTGGGCACCTCCCTGGGCACTGTGCTGGCAATCTCTCTCTTGGTGCCCTCTGCCTCAGAGCTGAGGCTGCAGCAAGCCGTAGCCGTCTCCTTCTGTG GCTCAGTGGTTCGGCTGAAGGGGGGTATTCTTCGCATGGCCGTGATGGACTCCACTGGCTCTCTGGTGCCCCCTGCTTGCGAGAGCTGGTATGATCCCAATGCCCctgaggaggagagggagcgaACACGAAGTCGCCGGCCCACCTCACCATCTTCCTCTCAGGAAAACCAGGACTGCCAGTACGCTGTGGTCTGCTCCGAGAAACAGGCCAAAGTGGTGGCCCTGCCCTCTCAGAACTGTATCTATGATCACAACATCACAGAGACATCGTTTGTACTGAGGGCTGACGTTGTCATCATGTCTGCTGGCATCTGCGTcgcctgtttctgtgccaatGGTCACATTATGACTCTGAG TTTGCCCAGCCTCAGGCCCCTGCTGGATGTGAACTACTTGCCTCTGACGGACATGCGCATAGCCAGGACCTTCTGCTTCTCCAACCTGGGCCAGGCTCTGTACCTCACCTCCCCTATGGAGATCCAGAGACTCACCTATAGCCAGGAAACCTGTGACAACCTGCAG GAGATGCTGGGTGAGCTCTTCACTCCAGTAGAGACCCCAGAGGCTCCTAACAGAGGCTTTTTTAAAGGTCTTTTTGGAGGTGGAGCTCAGTCTCTGGATAGAGAGGATCTCT TTGGTGAACTGGCGGCAGGCAGGGCCTCGCGCAGCTTGGCCCAGCACATCCCCGGGCCAGGCAGCATGGAGGGCATGAAGGGGGCAGCATCGGGTGTCGTGGGGGAGTTGGCGCGGGCACGCATTGCCCTGGATGAGAGAGGGCAGAAACTGGGCGAGTTGGAAGAGAGGACGGCGGCCATGATGGCCAGCGCGGATGCCTTTTCCAGGCATGCGCATGAT GTGATGCTGAAGTACAAGGATAAGAAGTGGTATCAGCTTTGA
- the stxbp5b gene encoding syntaxin-binding protein 5 isoform X9, giving the protein MKKFNIRKVFDGLTAVSSSSSSASPQPSNRENDIIQETLQSEHFQLCKTVRHGFPYQPSAMAFDPVQKILVIGTQSGALRLFGRAGLECYCQHEGNSAVIQLQFLINEGALVSALSDDSIHLWNLRQKIPAILHSLKFNRERITFCHLPFQSKWLYIGTERGNIHIVNVESFTLSGYVIMWNKAIELSSKNHPGPVVHISDNPMDEGKLLIGFECGIVVLWDLRSKKADYRYSYDEAIHSVAWHHEGKQFVCSHSDGTLTTWNVRSPAKPAQIITPHGKQPRDGRKPDPCKPILKVEYKTAKAGEPFMVLSGGLSYDTVGRRACLTVMHGKSTAVLEMDYPIVDFLTLCETPYPNDYQEPYAVVVLLEKDLVVVDLAQTGYPSFENPYPLSIHESPVTCCEYFADCPAELIPALYSVGSRQKRQGYSKKEWPISGGNWGQGAQSYPEIIITGHADGSVKFWDASALMLQVLYKLKTAKVFEKVTAKEEKPSPDVVDEDPFAIHSLSWCPESRVLCLAAVSAHVIVYRFSKHEVTTETVQLLEVRMQCELNDVDSLEGGGEQASAVSTPGASSSPQGSTPQPHPSSSSTSSSEGLRDNVPCLKVRSSPLKQSPGYQVELVIQLLWVSGEPPQQISSLAVNSAYGLVVLGNGNGVAVVDYLQKTLLLNVTTAEMHGLPDPHQRQPRSPRKGRHPSGGLCDGNDGGATSEDRCKSPTSGCGSPYHSDEDSKQKFLEKVKSKSRLISKSVANDFAKMSRIFSMAADQKHDGDVWRQLFLPVNKCVCEAEEALSRRKAASVYGTHFEPSLNARDGSFIHSRSSSMGSIDREAREVISSLHFFETLSRKNELVPVPSLWLGTSLGTVLAISLLVPSASELRLQQAVAVSFCGSVVRLKGGILRMAVMDSTGSLVPPACESWYDPNAPEEERERTRSRRPTSPSSSQENQDCQYAVVCSEKQAKVVALPSQNCIYDHNITETSFVLRADVVIMSAGICVACFCANGHIMTLSLPSLRPLLDVNYLPLTDMRIARTFCFSNLGQALYLTSPMEIQRLTYSQETCDNLQEMLGELFTPVETPEAPNRGFFKGLFGGGAQSLDREDLFGELAAGRASRSLAQHIPGPGSMEGMKGAASGVVGELARARIALDERGQKLGELEERTAAMMASADAFSRHAHDVMLKYKDKKWYQL; this is encoded by the exons ATGAAGAAGTTTAATATCAGAAAGGTGTTTGATGGCTTGACTGCggtttcctcctcttcctcatccgcATCACCTCAGCCGAGTAACAGGGAAAATGACATTATTCAGGAGACTTTGCAGTCAGAACATTTTCAGCTGTGTAAG ACAGTGCGACATGGCTTCCCTTATCAACCCTCTGCCATGGCCTTTGACCCTGTGCAAAAAATACTAGTCATTGGAACACAAAGTGGAGCCCTAAGGCT CTTTGGCCGAGCAGGATTGGAGTGTTATTGCCAGCACGAGGGCAACTCAGCTGTCATCCAGCTGCAGTTTCTCATCAATGAG GGGGCGCTGGTGAGTGCTTTAAGTGATGACAGCATTCACTTATGGAATTTGAGACAGAAGATTCCAGCAATTCTCCATTCCCTTAAATTCAACAGGGAGAG GATTACGTTCTGCCATTTGCCCTTCCAGAGTAAGTGGCTGTACATTGGCACAGAAAGAGGCAACATTCACATTGTCAATGTGGAGTCCTTCACTCTCTCAGGCTATGTCATCATGTGGAACAAAGCCATTGAGCT CTCTTCAAAGAACCACCCTGGACCTGTGGTACACATCAGTGATAACCCTATGGATGAAGGAAAG CTTTTGATTGGTTTTGAATGTGGTATTGTTGTGCTGTGGGACTTGAGATCAAAGAAAGCTGACTACCGCTACAGTTACGATGAG GCAATCCACTCTGTGGCCTGGCACCATGAAGGGAAACAATTTGTGTGCAGTCACTCAGATGGCACACTGACTACATGGAATGTACGTTCACCTGCAAAGCCTGCCCAGATCATCACACCGCACG GCAAACAGCCCAGGGATGGGAGAAAACCTGACCCATGCAAGCCCATTCTGAAAGTGGAATACAAAACGGCCAAGGCCGG gGAACCTTTCATGGTCCTGTCTGGAGGTCTCTCATATGATACAGTGGGGCGCAGGGCCTGTCTGACGGTGATGCATGGGAAAAGCACCGCTGTGCTGGAGATGGACTACCCCATCGTGGACTTCTTAACGCTCTGTGAAACTCCTTATCCAAACG ATTATCAGGAGCCATATGCTGTAGTGGTCCTGCTGGAGAAGGACTTAGTAGTTGTTGACCTTGCACAAACAGG GTACCCTAGCTTTGAGAACCCGTATCCTCTGAGCATCCACGAGTCCCCGGTGACTTGCTGCGAGTACTTTGCTGACTGCCCTGCTGAACTCATTCCTGCTCTTTACTCTGTGGGCTCCAGGCAGAAGAGACAGGGCTATAGTAAAAAG GAATGGCCTATAAGTGGTGGTAACTGGGGCCAGGGAGCGCAAAGCTACCCCGAGATCATTATCACAGg ACATGCTGATGGGTCTGTCAAATTCTGGGATGCTTCTGCAT TGATGCTGCAGGTGCTGTACAAGCTGAAGACAGCCAAAGTGTTTGAGAAGGTCACAGCCAAGGAGGAGAAGCCCAGCCCTGATGTCGTGGATGAAGACCCTTTCGCCATCCACAGCCTGTCCTGGTGTCCAGAGAGCCGCGTGCTCTGTCTGGCAGCTGTCTCCGCCCATGTCATTGTTTACCGCTTCAGCAAGCATGAAGTCACCACGGAAACTGTTCAG CTGCTAGAGGTGCGCATGCAGTGTGAGCTTAATGACGTGGACAGTCTGGAGGGAGGCGGGGAGCAGgcgtcggctgtgtccactccgGGAGCCTCGTCCAGCCCTCAGGGCAGTACGCCGCAACCGCACCCATCAAGCAGCAGCACCAGCTCCTCCGAGGGCCTGCGGGACAACGTGCCCTGCCTCAA GGTCAGGAGCAGTCCACTCAAACAGTCCCCCGGCTACCAGGTGGAACTGGTCATCCAGCTGCTGTGGGTGAGTGGGGAGCCACCGCAGCAGATCTCCAGCCTGGCTGTCAACTCCGCCTACGGCTT AGTGGTTCTGGGTAACGGTAATGGAGTGGCTGTAGTGGACTACCTCCAGAAGACCTTGCTGCTCAACGTGACCACAGCAGAGATGCACGGCTTGCCTGATCCCCATCAGAGACAACCGCGCTCACCCCGCAAGGGCAGGCACCCGTCCGGAG GTCTCTGTGATGGTAATGATGGTGGTGCTACCTCGGAAGACCGCTGCAAGTCACCTACATCAG GCTGTGGTTCTCCCTACCATTCAGATGAAGACAGCAAACAGAAGTTTCTGGAAAAGG tgaAATCCAAAAGCAGGCTGATATCAAAGAGTGTTGCCAATGACTTTG ctaaGATGTCACGGATATTTAGCATGGCTGCTGATCAGAAACATGATG GGGATGTGTGGCGGCAGCTCTTTCTCCCTgttaataagtgtgtgtgtgaggcagaggaggcATTGTCCCGAAGAAAAGCAGCATCTGTCTATGGGACACACTTTGAGCCCAGCCTCA ATGCCAGGGATGGCTCCTTCATCCACTCCCGCAGCTCCAGCATGGGCAGTATTGACAGAGAGGCTCGCGAGGTCATCTCTTCCCTTCATTTCTTCGAGACTCTGTCCAGGAAGAACGAGCTGGTGCCAGTCCCCAGCCTCTGGCTGGGCACCTCCCTGGGCACTGTGCTGGCAATCTCTCTCTTGGTGCCCTCTGCCTCAGAGCTGAGGCTGCAGCAAGCCGTAGCCGTCTCCTTCTGTG GCTCAGTGGTTCGGCTGAAGGGGGGTATTCTTCGCATGGCCGTGATGGACTCCACTGGCTCTCTGGTGCCCCCTGCTTGCGAGAGCTGGTATGATCCCAATGCCCctgaggaggagagggagcgaACACGAAGTCGCCGGCCCACCTCACCATCTTCCTCTCAGGAAAACCAGGACTGCCAGTACGCTGTGGTCTGCTCCGAGAAACAGGCCAAAGTGGTGGCCCTGCCCTCTCAGAACTGTATCTATGATCACAACATCACAGAGACATCGTTTGTACTGAGGGCTGACGTTGTCATCATGTCTGCTGGCATCTGCGTcgcctgtttctgtgccaatGGTCACATTATGACTCTGAG TTTGCCCAGCCTCAGGCCCCTGCTGGATGTGAACTACTTGCCTCTGACGGACATGCGCATAGCCAGGACCTTCTGCTTCTCCAACCTGGGCCAGGCTCTGTACCTCACCTCCCCTATGGAGATCCAGAGACTCACCTATAGCCAGGAAACCTGTGACAACCTGCAG GAGATGCTGGGTGAGCTCTTCACTCCAGTAGAGACCCCAGAGGCTCCTAACAGAGGCTTTTTTAAAGGTCTTTTTGGAGGTGGAGCTCAGTCTCTGGATAGAGAGGATCTCT TTGGTGAACTGGCGGCAGGCAGGGCCTCGCGCAGCTTGGCCCAGCACATCCCCGGGCCAGGCAGCATGGAGGGCATGAAGGGGGCAGCATCGGGTGTCGTGGGGGAGTTGGCGCGGGCACGCATTGCCCTGGATGAGAGAGGGCAGAAACTGGGCGAGTTGGAAGAGAGGACGGCGGCCATGATGGCCAGCGCGGATGCCTTTTCCAGGCATGCGCATGAT GTGATGCTGAAGTACAAGGATAAGAAGTGGTATCAGCTTTGA
- the stxbp5b gene encoding syntaxin-binding protein 5 isoform X8: MKKFNIRKVFDGLTAVSSSSSSASPQPSNRENDIIQETLQSEHFQLCKTVRHGFPYQPSAMAFDPVQKILVIGTQSGALRLFGRAGLECYCQHEGNSAVIQLQFLINEGALVSALSDDSIHLWNLRQKIPAILHSLKFNRERITFCHLPFQSKWLYIGTERGNIHIVNVESFTLSGYVIMWNKAIELSSKNHPGPVVHISDNPMDEGKLLIGFECGIVVLWDLRSKKADYRYSYDEAIHSVAWHHEGKQFVCSHSDGTLTTWNVRSPAKPAQIITPHGKQPRDGRKPDPCKPILKVEYKTAKAGEPFMVLSGGLSYDTVGRRACLTVMHGKSTAVLEMDYPIVDFLTLCETPYPNDYQEPYAVVVLLEKDLVVVDLAQTGYPSFENPYPLSIHESPVTCCEYFADCPAELIPALYSVGSRQKRQGYSKKEWPISGGNWGQGAQSYPEIIITGHADGSVKFWDASALMLQVLYKLKTAKVFEKVTAKEEKPSPDVVDEDPFAIHSLSWCPESRVLCLAAVSAHVIVYRFSKHEVTTETVQLLEVRMQCELNDVDSLEGGGEQASAVSTPGASSSPQGSTPQPHPSSSSTSSSEGLRDNVPCLKVRSSPLKQSPGYQVELVIQLLWVSGEPPQQISSLAVNSAYGLVVLGNGNGVAVVDYLQKTLLLNVTTAEMHGLPDPHQRQPRSPRKGRHPSGDARDGSFIHSRSSSMGSIDREAREVISSLHFFETLSRKNELVPVPSLWLGTSLGTVLAISLLVPSASELRLQQAVAVSFCGSVVRLKGGILRMAVMDSTGSLVPPACESWYDPNAPEEERERTRSRRPTSPSSSQENQDCQYAVVCSEKQAKVVALPSQNCIYDHNITETSFVLRADVVIMSAGICVACFCANGHIMTLSLPSLRPLLDVNYLPLTDMRIARTFCFSNLGQALYLTSPMEIQRLTYSQETCDNLQEMLGELFTPVETPEAPNRGFFKGLFGGGAQSLDREDLFGELAAGRASRSLAQHIPGPGSMEGMKGAASGVVGELARARIALDERGQKLGELEERTAAMMASADAFSRHAHDVMLKYKDKKWYQL, from the exons ATGAAGAAGTTTAATATCAGAAAGGTGTTTGATGGCTTGACTGCggtttcctcctcttcctcatccgcATCACCTCAGCCGAGTAACAGGGAAAATGACATTATTCAGGAGACTTTGCAGTCAGAACATTTTCAGCTGTGTAAG ACAGTGCGACATGGCTTCCCTTATCAACCCTCTGCCATGGCCTTTGACCCTGTGCAAAAAATACTAGTCATTGGAACACAAAGTGGAGCCCTAAGGCT CTTTGGCCGAGCAGGATTGGAGTGTTATTGCCAGCACGAGGGCAACTCAGCTGTCATCCAGCTGCAGTTTCTCATCAATGAG GGGGCGCTGGTGAGTGCTTTAAGTGATGACAGCATTCACTTATGGAATTTGAGACAGAAGATTCCAGCAATTCTCCATTCCCTTAAATTCAACAGGGAGAG GATTACGTTCTGCCATTTGCCCTTCCAGAGTAAGTGGCTGTACATTGGCACAGAAAGAGGCAACATTCACATTGTCAATGTGGAGTCCTTCACTCTCTCAGGCTATGTCATCATGTGGAACAAAGCCATTGAGCT CTCTTCAAAGAACCACCCTGGACCTGTGGTACACATCAGTGATAACCCTATGGATGAAGGAAAG CTTTTGATTGGTTTTGAATGTGGTATTGTTGTGCTGTGGGACTTGAGATCAAAGAAAGCTGACTACCGCTACAGTTACGATGAG GCAATCCACTCTGTGGCCTGGCACCATGAAGGGAAACAATTTGTGTGCAGTCACTCAGATGGCACACTGACTACATGGAATGTACGTTCACCTGCAAAGCCTGCCCAGATCATCACACCGCACG GCAAACAGCCCAGGGATGGGAGAAAACCTGACCCATGCAAGCCCATTCTGAAAGTGGAATACAAAACGGCCAAGGCCGG gGAACCTTTCATGGTCCTGTCTGGAGGTCTCTCATATGATACAGTGGGGCGCAGGGCCTGTCTGACGGTGATGCATGGGAAAAGCACCGCTGTGCTGGAGATGGACTACCCCATCGTGGACTTCTTAACGCTCTGTGAAACTCCTTATCCAAACG ATTATCAGGAGCCATATGCTGTAGTGGTCCTGCTGGAGAAGGACTTAGTAGTTGTTGACCTTGCACAAACAGG GTACCCTAGCTTTGAGAACCCGTATCCTCTGAGCATCCACGAGTCCCCGGTGACTTGCTGCGAGTACTTTGCTGACTGCCCTGCTGAACTCATTCCTGCTCTTTACTCTGTGGGCTCCAGGCAGAAGAGACAGGGCTATAGTAAAAAG GAATGGCCTATAAGTGGTGGTAACTGGGGCCAGGGAGCGCAAAGCTACCCCGAGATCATTATCACAGg ACATGCTGATGGGTCTGTCAAATTCTGGGATGCTTCTGCAT TGATGCTGCAGGTGCTGTACAAGCTGAAGACAGCCAAAGTGTTTGAGAAGGTCACAGCCAAGGAGGAGAAGCCCAGCCCTGATGTCGTGGATGAAGACCCTTTCGCCATCCACAGCCTGTCCTGGTGTCCAGAGAGCCGCGTGCTCTGTCTGGCAGCTGTCTCCGCCCATGTCATTGTTTACCGCTTCAGCAAGCATGAAGTCACCACGGAAACTGTTCAG CTGCTAGAGGTGCGCATGCAGTGTGAGCTTAATGACGTGGACAGTCTGGAGGGAGGCGGGGAGCAGgcgtcggctgtgtccactccgGGAGCCTCGTCCAGCCCTCAGGGCAGTACGCCGCAACCGCACCCATCAAGCAGCAGCACCAGCTCCTCCGAGGGCCTGCGGGACAACGTGCCCTGCCTCAA GGTCAGGAGCAGTCCACTCAAACAGTCCCCCGGCTACCAGGTGGAACTGGTCATCCAGCTGCTGTGGGTGAGTGGGGAGCCACCGCAGCAGATCTCCAGCCTGGCTGTCAACTCCGCCTACGGCTT AGTGGTTCTGGGTAACGGTAATGGAGTGGCTGTAGTGGACTACCTCCAGAAGACCTTGCTGCTCAACGTGACCACAGCAGAGATGCACGGCTTGCCTGATCCCCATCAGAGACAACCGCGCTCACCCCGCAAGGGCAGGCACCCGTCCGGAG ATGCCAGGGATGGCTCCTTCATCCACTCCCGCAGCTCCAGCATGGGCAGTATTGACAGAGAGGCTCGCGAGGTCATCTCTTCCCTTCATTTCTTCGAGACTCTGTCCAGGAAGAACGAGCTGGTGCCAGTCCCCAGCCTCTGGCTGGGCACCTCCCTGGGCACTGTGCTGGCAATCTCTCTCTTGGTGCCCTCTGCCTCAGAGCTGAGGCTGCAGCAAGCCGTAGCCGTCTCCTTCTGTG GCTCAGTGGTTCGGCTGAAGGGGGGTATTCTTCGCATGGCCGTGATGGACTCCACTGGCTCTCTGGTGCCCCCTGCTTGCGAGAGCTGGTATGATCCCAATGCCCctgaggaggagagggagcgaACACGAAGTCGCCGGCCCACCTCACCATCTTCCTCTCAGGAAAACCAGGACTGCCAGTACGCTGTGGTCTGCTCCGAGAAACAGGCCAAAGTGGTGGCCCTGCCCTCTCAGAACTGTATCTATGATCACAACATCACAGAGACATCGTTTGTACTGAGGGCTGACGTTGTCATCATGTCTGCTGGCATCTGCGTcgcctgtttctgtgccaatGGTCACATTATGACTCTGAG TTTGCCCAGCCTCAGGCCCCTGCTGGATGTGAACTACTTGCCTCTGACGGACATGCGCATAGCCAGGACCTTCTGCTTCTCCAACCTGGGCCAGGCTCTGTACCTCACCTCCCCTATGGAGATCCAGAGACTCACCTATAGCCAGGAAACCTGTGACAACCTGCAG GAGATGCTGGGTGAGCTCTTCACTCCAGTAGAGACCCCAGAGGCTCCTAACAGAGGCTTTTTTAAAGGTCTTTTTGGAGGTGGAGCTCAGTCTCTGGATAGAGAGGATCTCT TTGGTGAACTGGCGGCAGGCAGGGCCTCGCGCAGCTTGGCCCAGCACATCCCCGGGCCAGGCAGCATGGAGGGCATGAAGGGGGCAGCATCGGGTGTCGTGGGGGAGTTGGCGCGGGCACGCATTGCCCTGGATGAGAGAGGGCAGAAACTGGGCGAGTTGGAAGAGAGGACGGCGGCCATGATGGCCAGCGCGGATGCCTTTTCCAGGCATGCGCATGAT GTGATGCTGAAGTACAAGGATAAGAAGTGGTATCAGCTTTGA